The Limnochorda sp. LNt genome includes a region encoding these proteins:
- a CDS encoding SIS domain-containing protein, translating to MQGPTQQSKGQTYLRSAEEVLARIRQSQGEAIGQAARRMAGAIAAGRAVFVFGSGHSVLPVLDVFPRYGGFVGFYPLADPRLMWHFPIGPGGARELLWLERQEGYVANFLKSHPLGAGDVVLVFSHGGLNAAPVEVALAGRQRGASVVAATSVANARTHRATHSSGKRLADVADVVIDNCVPPEDAVVRIDGWPYPVSAVSTVAFVAIAQSLVAETAARLAAMGVVKESFVSPNVEGVEPGHNEQVFEEFAAWVRGLASSTPR from the coding sequence ATGCAAGGCCCCACGCAACAGTCCAAGGGACAGACCTACCTGCGCTCCGCGGAGGAGGTGCTGGCGCGCATCCGGCAGAGCCAGGGCGAGGCTATCGGCCAGGCCGCCCGGCGGATGGCCGGGGCCATCGCGGCCGGACGAGCCGTCTTCGTCTTCGGGAGCGGGCACTCGGTGCTCCCCGTGCTCGACGTCTTCCCTCGCTACGGGGGTTTCGTCGGCTTCTACCCCCTGGCCGACCCCCGGCTCATGTGGCACTTCCCCATCGGCCCCGGCGGCGCCCGGGAGCTGTTGTGGCTGGAGCGGCAGGAGGGCTACGTGGCCAACTTCCTCAAGAGCCATCCGCTCGGGGCCGGCGACGTCGTGCTGGTCTTCTCCCACGGCGGCCTCAACGCCGCGCCGGTAGAGGTGGCCCTGGCGGGCCGCCAGCGCGGGGCGTCGGTGGTGGCGGCCACCTCCGTGGCCAACGCCCGCACCCACCGGGCGACCCACTCCAGCGGCAAGAGGCTGGCCGACGTGGCCGACGTCGTCATCGACAACTGCGTCCCGCCCGAGGATGCCGTCGTCCGCATCGACGGCTGGCCCTACCCCGTCTCGGCGGTCTCGACCGTCGCGTTCGTCGCCATCGCCCAATCGCTGGTGGCCGAGACGGCGGCTCGCCTCGCCGCCATGGGCGTGGTCAAGGAGTCGTTCGTCTCGCCCAACGTAGAGGGGGTCGAGCCCGGGCACAACGAGCAGGTGTTCGAGGAGTTCGCCGCTTGGGTACGTGGTCTGGCGTCGTCAACGCCTCGGTAG
- a CDS encoding ABC transporter substrate-binding protein — protein sequence MGRKRQSRQWTLVWTGAALAAVVAVALAGTGTALAARTKIVWQVHWTDFQIDGIYQGDQLVARGLRQWVEEYERTHPDIDIELQSIPMEEYLNRLIVAQAAGTGPDIISVLNTWGPQLVYDGVLEPVPADLVADVRNQYIPVAVEGATVDGQIWGIPFEVGNYALVYNKKHLQEAGFSGPPRTWDELVQMGAKLTRRAADGTVERYGFAFLAGWESAVVHPYLGLLWSLGGDFLAPDLSRATFNGPEGLAALEAELQLFRSGATDVSASVWEFPQGRVSMMIMASWYESSLKQAFGSEYEATVGVAPIPAINGKSVNAAYSWWLGVNAQSRVKKEAWDFIRWFTAQTLPDGTTRMGTYQAENIGSIPPRKGDLAGHPEQLDDLYTRVFVQELANAHHEPNVLQGAEIKTILWHEIVEAWHGRKTPKQALDDAASKIDDILREFYG from the coding sequence ATGGGACGCAAGCGGCAGAGCCGCCAGTGGACCCTGGTCTGGACAGGCGCCGCCCTGGCCGCGGTCGTCGCCGTGGCCCTGGCAGGAACGGGCACCGCCCTGGCTGCCAGGACCAAGATCGTCTGGCAGGTCCACTGGACCGACTTCCAGATCGACGGCATCTACCAGGGCGATCAGCTGGTGGCGCGAGGACTCCGGCAGTGGGTCGAGGAGTACGAGCGGACCCATCCCGACATCGACATCGAGCTGCAGTCCATCCCGATGGAGGAGTACCTCAACCGGCTCATCGTGGCCCAGGCAGCGGGGACGGGTCCCGACATCATCAGCGTGCTCAACACCTGGGGCCCCCAGCTGGTCTACGACGGGGTGCTGGAGCCGGTGCCGGCCGACCTGGTGGCCGACGTCCGCAACCAGTACATCCCCGTAGCCGTCGAGGGCGCCACCGTCGACGGTCAGATCTGGGGCATTCCGTTCGAGGTGGGCAACTACGCCCTCGTCTACAACAAGAAGCACTTGCAGGAGGCCGGCTTCTCCGGGCCGCCCAGGACCTGGGACGAGCTGGTGCAGATGGGCGCCAAGCTGACCCGCAGGGCGGCCGACGGCACGGTGGAGCGCTACGGCTTCGCCTTCCTGGCCGGCTGGGAGTCGGCCGTGGTGCACCCGTACCTGGGCCTGCTGTGGAGCCTGGGCGGTGACTTCCTGGCGCCCGACCTCAGCCGCGCCACGTTCAACGGCCCGGAGGGCCTGGCGGCCCTGGAGGCCGAGCTGCAGCTCTTCCGCAGCGGGGCCACCGACGTCTCCGCCAGCGTCTGGGAGTTCCCGCAGGGCCGGGTCTCCATGATGATCATGGCCTCGTGGTACGAGTCGAGCCTCAAGCAGGCCTTCGGCTCCGAGTACGAGGCCACCGTGGGCGTGGCGCCCATCCCGGCCATCAACGGCAAGTCGGTCAACGCGGCCTACTCGTGGTGGCTGGGCGTCAATGCCCAGAGCCGGGTCAAGAAGGAGGCCTGGGACTTCATCCGGTGGTTCACCGCCCAGACGCTGCCTGACGGCACCACCCGCATGGGCACCTACCAGGCCGAGAACATCGGCAGCATCCCACCCCGCAAGGGCGACCTGGCCGGCCATCCGGAGCAGCTCGACGACCTGTACACCCGGGTCTTCGTGCAGGAGCTGGCCAACGCGCATCACGAGCCCAACGTGCTGCAGGGCGCGGAGATCAAGACCATCCTGTGGCACGAGATCGTCGAGGCCTGGCACGGCCGCAAGACGCCCAAGCAGGCCCTCGATGACGCGGCTTCCAAGATCGACGACATCCTGCGGGAGTTCTACGGATGA
- a CDS encoding ROK family protein: MDGRARGHRGRPGPRGARGLLESLIAGPALQATASRRLGEPLAPRDIFDRAARGDPACRAIVDEAREHLAWALANVVSLLNPALVLVGGSVGLRLAEQPERLEAAVRAGPSRGRPAGAIAPAGLGDDAGLLGAARAALTCVGG, translated from the coding sequence CTGGATGGGCGTGCCCGGGGCCACCGAGGCCGACCCGGCCCGCGCGGCGCGCGGGGCCTTCTCGAGTCGCTCATCGCCGGCCCCGCCCTGCAGGCGACGGCCTCGCGGCGGCTGGGGGAGCCGTTGGCGCCCCGCGACATCTTCGACCGGGCCGCCCGGGGCGACCCGGCCTGCCGGGCCATCGTCGACGAGGCGCGGGAGCACCTGGCCTGGGCCCTGGCCAACGTCGTCTCGCTGCTCAATCCGGCCCTGGTGCTGGTGGGCGGCAGCGTCGGGCTGCGGCTGGCCGAGCAGCCCGAGCGCCTGGAGGCCGCGGTGCGCGCCGGGCCCAGCCGTGGGCGGCCCGCCGGCGCGATCGCCCCCGCGGGCCTGGGAGACGACGCCGGGCTGCTGGGGGCCGCCCGTGCTGCCCTGACGTGCGTCGGTGGGTGA